The following are encoded in a window of Rosa chinensis cultivar Old Blush chromosome 4, RchiOBHm-V2, whole genome shotgun sequence genomic DNA:
- the LOC112196884 gene encoding G-type lectin S-receptor-like serine/threonine-protein kinase RKS1, whose amino-acid sequence MRAGNSSNRYVGVWYNQISTQTVVWVANRDNPVPDTSGVLSINGDGGLVIYGNNRSFPLWSANVTLSSPNNSIAKLLDTGNLVLLENEDSQKVLWQGFDYPADTMLPLMKIGLDRRSGLNRFLTSWKSKDDPGTGSCSYRLDPSGFPQIILYKDGAPWWRDEVASWVDQTCCTATILVNNADEVSLMSSAKNNQSNFSRTVLDESGTFRRFTWNDRAQKWTELWSAPIERCDFYGQCGPNGNCDPYVTNTIDCICLPGFEPKSPTDWYSRDGIDGCVKKKGVSTCRNGEKFVNLESMKIPDLSRALVNMNMSMKACKQECLKNCSCVAYSSSDKTGCVTCSICKEVK is encoded by the exons ATGAG GGCAGGCAATTCTAGCAACCGTTACGTTGGAGTATGGTATAACCAAATTTCTACCCAAACAGTTGTGTGGGTTGCAAATAGAGACAACCCTGTCCCTGATACCTCTGGAGTGCTATCCATAAATGGAGATGGAGGCCTAGTCATCTATGGAAATAACCGAAGTTTTCCTCTTTGGTCTGCTAATGTtactctctcttctccaaacAATTCAATTGCCAAGCTTCTGGATACAGGAAATCTTGTCTTGCTCGAGAATGAGGATAGTCAAAAGGTTCTATGGCAAGGGTTTGATTATCCCGCTGATACAATGCTTCCACTTATGAAAATTGGTTTGGACAGGCGGTCTGGGCTAAACAGGTTCTTAACATCTTGGAAATCGAAAGATGACCCAGGAACTGGAAGCTGTTCATATCGGCTTGACCCTAGTGGATTTCCACAGATAATTTTGTACAAGGATGGAGCTCCATGGTGGCGGGATGAAGTGGCATCTTGGGTTGACCAGACATGTTGTACTGCAACAATTTTAGTGAACAATGCAGATGAGGTATCCCTTATGTCATCAGCTAAGAACAATCAGTCAAATTTCTCAAGGACGGTGTTAGATGAATCAGGAACATTTCGACGGTTCACGTGGAATGATCGAGCACAAAAATGGACAGAATTATGGTCTGCTCCGATAGAGCGTTGCGATTTTTATGGACAATGTGGTCCAAATGGTAACTGCGATCCCTATGTTACTAATACTATAGATTGCATCTGCCTTCCGGGGTTTGAACCCAAGTCGCCAACTGATTGGTACTCGAGAGATGGGATAGATGGGTGTGTAAAGAAAAAAGGAGTATCTACATGCCGAAATGGGGAAAAATTTGTGAATCTGGAAAGTATGAAAATACCAGACTTGTCTAGGGCACTTGTTAATATGAATATGAGTATGAAAGCGTGCAAGCAAGAATGcttgaaaaattgttcttgTGTTGCATACAGTAGCAGCGACAAAACTGGATGTGTGACATG cTCAATATGCAAAGAAGTCAAATGA
- the LOC112196875 gene encoding disease resistance protein RPV1 isoform X2 codes for MVIIQEASSSYPWKYHVFLSFRGEDTRNNFTGHLCSALRQNGITTFMDDQLRRGEEISTALLQAIEQSRISIIVFSRNYASSKWCLDELVKILECKKSNQQLVRPVFYKVNPSDIRNHRGSFAEALAIHECRFKDNPDKVQKWKDALSEAAHLSGWPVRDEHCSESSVIHEIVKEISEQVIHSTFMDVAKYPVGIKPRVHKIHKLLGVEGKDVHVVGIWGAGGIGKTTIAKDVYNSIAHEFEGSCFLESVRENSMLDRGFIKLQETLLCEILKETELKVTSVARGITMIKERLQYKRVLLVLDDVNDMDQLNNLAGKPSWFGKGSKIIITTRDKKLLRGHSVNLIYEVKELNHDEALELFSMNAFQRSRPLDGYAKLTERAICHAKGLPLALTILGSSLCNESVEQWEAALDGFKSSKIQDVLKISYNGLDQRVKEAFLDIACFFKGENREHVIKIIEACGSKKHDIDVLIDKALINIRDMDCIWMHDLLEELGRDIVHKESPNDPGKRSRLWFHKDVYHVLTENTGTANVIGIKVELAKDPDVICLSGTTFSNMRNLRLFIHRAGCYSGAVDSLPNSLRVVDWPKYPLQFWPSNLIPRELALINMPGSRIKVMGDRYMHLINLTSINLTGCQYLTKVSDLSGSPNLQRLNLDFCGSLVEVHHSVGFLDNLEYLSLLHCSRLETFPTEVSWKSTRKLQLFGCERLENFIKIVHKMESIKTLNLIDSGIKELQSWIGCCISLEVLKLSGTSIKQLPLTIGNLTSLRKLDLCRTPLKELPPSIGYLTSLRELNLSETHIKELPLSIGDLTSLVSLNVSETSIRELPSSIGNLTSLVELDVSETLIEVLPLSIGKLTSLRELELSTHIKELPLSIGDLTSLVRLNVSETSIRELPSSIGNLTSLVELYVSGTSIRELPSSIGDLTSLVELDASETLIEELPLSIGNLNRLCRLFLRGCANLTNVPHSVYGGLQHLEWLELSWCPKLVTFPGRASALVSSTAESLPSMLPSNSNNGHDHPGSLLFPQLQDLGFDGCQLSVVSDFLTNLDWASTLGTLVLSGSSFDSLPACISKFQRLYYLDLSGCKRLRDVSELPPTIREIKVDDCVSLERFSKLSNILEQKDTPGRLRGIHLSNCNRLMDNLGMDVVSKMAKALPYQITQPYASCSWCMPAYISM; via the exons ATGGTGATCATTCAAGAAGCCTCTTCTTCTTATCCATGGAAATACCATGTCTTTTTGAGTTTTAGAGGTGAGGATACCCGCAATAATTTCACAGGCCATTTGTGCAGCGCTTTGCGTCAGAATGGAATCACCACCTTCATGGATGATCAGCTcagaagaggagaagaaatatcaaCAGCACTTCTCCAAGCAATTGAACAGTCGAGGATTTCAATCATTGTGTTCTCTAGAAACTATGCATCCTCCaagtggtgcttggatgaactagTCAAGATCCTCGAGTGCAAGAAATCAAATCAACAATTGGTACGACCAGTTTTCTACAAAGTCAATCCCTCGGATATACGAAATCACAGAGGTAGCTTTGCGGAGGCACTTGCTATTCATGAATGCAGATTCAAAGATAACCCGGACAAGGTTCAGAAATGGAAGGATGCTCTCTCAGAAGCAGCACATTTGTCAGGGTGGCCTGTTAGGGATGA GCATTGCTCTGAATCCAGTGTTATTCATGAAATTGTTAAAGAGATTTCAGAGCAAGTTATACACAGTACATTTATGGATGTGGCCAAGTACCCAGTAGGAATAAAACCTCGGGTGCACAAGATCCATAAGCTTTTAGGTGTTGAGGGAAAAGACGTTCATGTGGTAGGGATATGGGGTGCTGGTGGAATAGGTAAGACAACAATTGCCAAAGATGTCTATAACTCGATTGCTCATGAGTTTGAGGGGAGTTGTTTTTTGGAAAGTGTTCGAGAAAATTCAATGCTTGATAGAGGCTTCATCAAATTACAAGAAACACTTCTTTGTGAGATTCTAAAGGAAACAGAATTGAAGGTGACCAGTGTAGCTAGAGGAATTACTATGATCAAGGAAAGATTGCAGTACAAAAGGGTTCTTTtggttcttgatgatgtgaatgaCATGGATCAGTTGAACAATTtagctggtaaacctagttggTTTGGTAAGGGTAGTAAAATCATCATAACAACAAGGGATAAGAAATTGCTGAGAGGTCATAGTGTTAATTTAATATACGAGGTCAAGGAATTGAATCATGATGAAGCTCTAGAGCTTTTTAGTATGAATGCCTTTCAAAGAAGTCGACCTTTGGATGGTTATGCAAAACTCACAGAACGTGCAATATGCCATGCTAAAGGTCTTCCATTAGCTTTGACTATTTTAGGTTCTTCTCTATGCAATGAAAGTGTAGAGCAATGGGAAGCTGCATTAGATGGTTTCAAAAGCAGCAAAATTCAAGATGTTTTAAAAATAAGCTACAATGGATTGGATCAGAGAGTGAAGGAAGCTTTTCTtgacattgcatgtttctttaaaGGTGAAAATAGGGAACACGTGATAAAAATAATAGAAGCTTGTGGCAGCAAAAAGCATGATATTGATGTGCTCATAGACAAGGCCCTCATCAATATTAGAGACATGGATTGCATTTGGATGCATGACTTGCTAGAAGAACTGGGTAGAGATATAGTTCACAAAGAGTCGCCCAATGACCCTGGAAAGCGTAGCAGGTTGTGGTTTCATAAAGATGTTTACCATGTTCTAACAGAGAATACT GGAACAGCCAATGTTATAGGCATCAAGGTGGAGCTGGCCAAAGATCCAGATGTGATATGTTTAAGTGGGACCACTTTCTCCAACATGCGAAATCTTAGACTTTTCATACACCGTGCTGGATGCTATTCTGGCGCTGTTGATAGTCTGCCAAATAGCTTGAGGGTAGTTGATTGGCCTAAATATCCCTTACAATTTTGGCCATCCAATTTAATTCCAAGAGAACTTGCTCTAATCAATATGCCTGGCAGTCGCATCAAAGTAATGGGAGATAGATACATG CATCTGATAAATCTGACATCAATAAATCTAACTGGTTGTCAGTACCTAACGAAAGTGTCAGACTTATCGGGAAGCCCAAACTTACAACGTTTGAATCTAGATTTCTGTGGAAGTTTAGTTGAAGTGCATCATTCCGTTGGATTCCTCGATAACCTTGAGTATTTGAGTCTACTCCACTGCTCTAGGCTTGAGACTTTTCCCACGGAAGTTAGCTGGAAATCCACGAGGAAGCTTCAGCTTTTCGGGTGTGAAAGGCTTGAGAATTTCATAAAAATTGTGCACAAGATGGAGTCCATTAAAACATTGAATCTAATAGATAGTGGCATAAAAGAACTGCAGTCATGGATTGGATGTTGCATTTCCTTGGAAGttttgaagttgagtggaacTTCAATCAAACAACTGCCCTTAACGATTGGAAATCTTACTTCTTTAAGAAAATTGGACCTGTGTAGAACTCCCCTTAAGGAATTGCCTCCATCGATTGGGTATCTCACTTCTTTAAGAGAATTGAATCTGTCTGAGACTCACATCAAAGAATTGCCTCTATCAATTGGGGATCTCACGTCCTTGGTGAGTTTGAACGTTTCTGAAACTTCCATCAGAGAACTGCCCTCTTCAATTGGGAATCTCACGTCCTTGGTGGAATTGGACGTTTCTGAAACTCTCATCGAAGTATTGCCTTTGTCAATTGGGAAGCTCACTTCTTTAAGAGAATTGGAGCTGTCGACTCACATCAAAGAATTGCCTCTATCAATTGGGGATCTCACGTCCTTGGTGAGATTGAACGTTTCTGAAACTTCCATCAGAGAACTGCCCTCTTCAATTGGGAATCTCACGTCCTTGGTGGAATTGTACGTTTCTGGAACTTCCATCAGAGAACTGCCTTCTTCAATTGGGGATCTCACGTCCTTGGTGGAATTGGACGCTTCTGAAACTCTGATTGAAGAATTGCCTCTGTCAATTGGAAATCTCAATCGCCTTTGCCGTTTATTTCTAAGAGGATGTGCAAACCTTACAAATGTGCCGCACAGTGTTTACGGAGGGCTGCAACATCTAGAATGGCTAGAACTCTCTTGGTGCCCAAAGCTGGTTACATTTCCAGGTAGGGCGAGCGCTTTGGTTTCATCAACTGCAGAATCTCTTCCTTCGATGCTTCCATCTAATTCCAACAATGGGCATGATCATCCTGGTTCATTATTGTTTCCCCAGCTACAGGATCTAGGATTTGATGGATGCCAATTATCAGTGGTCTCTGATTTCCTAACGAATCTTGACTGGGCGTCCACATTAGGGACTCTTGTTCTATCAGGAAGCAGTTTTGATAGTCTTCCGGCATGCATCAGCAAATTTCAGAGGTTGTATTATCTTGATTTAAGTGGTTGCAAGAGGCTTCGAGACGTTTCAGAACTTCCACCAACTATACGAGAAATAAAGGTGGATGATTGCGTATCGTTGGAAAGATTTTCAAAATTGTCAAATATACTGGAACAGAAAGACACTCCGGGACGTCTTCGCGGGATCCACTTGTCTAATTGCAATAGACTGATGGATAATCTTGGCATGGACGTGGTGTCGAAGATGGCAAAAGCATTACCGTATCAG ATAACACAACCATATGCATCTTGCAGCTGGTGCATGCCGGCTTACATCAGCATGTGA
- the LOC121048793 gene encoding G-type lectin S-receptor-like serine/threonine-protein kinase At1g11410, with protein sequence MKRKGKRRRDEYSFSFFNESTGGMEPAESSISSDLPFFDLTTIAAATDNFSLANKLGTGGFGSVYKGVLFNGKEIAVKRLSKTSGQGIEEFKNEVLLIAKLQHRNLVRILGCCVQDEEKMLIYEYLPNKGLDFFIFNETNKALLDWTKRFEIIHGITRGIIYLHQDSRLRIIHRDLKASNVLLDASMNPKIADFGMARIFKGDQNEANTKRVVGTYGYMSPEYAMQGRFSVKSDVYSYGVLLIEIITGRKNNGFYHEEHPYSNLVGHVWNLWSEGKVLQIVDSSIGESYPVNEVLKCIQIAFLCLQEYPADRPTMSEVLFMLGNDADALPLPRKLAFLLERSSSSMGGKLSTHEGYHSLNNFTCSVVEAR encoded by the exons ATGAAGAGAAAAG GTAAAAGAAGACGAGATGAATATTCATTTAGCTTCTTCAACGAATCTACTGGTGGAATGGAACCTGCTGAAAGTAGCATAAGCTCAGATTTGCCATTCTTTGACCTAACAACCATAGCAGCAGCCACAGACAACTTCTCTCTTGCAAACAAGCTTGGAACAGGCGGTTTTGGCTCCGTCTATAAG GGTGTACTTTTTAATGGAAAGGAAATAGCAGTGAAAAGATTATCGAAGACCTCGGGTCAAGGAATTGAAGAGTTTAAAAATGAGGTTTTGTTGATTGCGAAACTCCAACATCGCAACCTTGTGAGGATATTAGGTTGTTGCGTTCAAGATGAAGAGAAGATGCTAATCTATGAGTACTTACCAAACAAAGGCCtcgacttttttattttta ACGAAACCAACAAAGCACTTTTAGATTGGACAAAACGCTTTGAGATTATCCATGGAATCACTAGAGGAATTATATATCTTCACCAAGATTCAAGATTAAGAATTATCCACCGAGATCTAAAGGCCAGCAATGTTCTACTAGATGCTTCTATGAACcccaaaattgcagattttggtaTGGCTAGAATTTTTAAGGGAGATCAAAATGAAGCAAATACAAAGCGTGTGGTTGGAACATA TGGTTATATGTCACCAGAGTATGCAATGCAAGGAAGGTTTTCGGTGAAGTCAGATGTATATAGCTATGGCGTTTTACTAATAGAAATCATTACCGGAAGAAAGAATAATGGCTTTTACCATGAGGAACATCCTTACTCAAATTTAGTTGGGCAT GTTTGGAACTTGTGGagtgaaggtaaagtcttgcaAATAGTTGATTCGTCCATTGGTGAATCATACCCCGTCAATGAAGTTCTGAAATGTATTCAGATTGCCTTCTTGTGCCTGCAAGAGTATCCAGCTGACCGGCCAACCATGTCTGAAGTTCTTTTCATGCTAGGTAACGATGCGGACGCTCTTCCTTTACCACGAAAACTTGCATTCTTATTGGAGAGAAGCAGCAGTTCTATGGGTGGCAAGTTGTCAACCCATGAAGGATATCATTCTCTAAATAATTTCACATGTAGTGTGGTAGAAGCTAGGTAG
- the LOC112196875 gene encoding disease resistance protein RUN1 isoform X1, protein MVIIQEASSSYPWKYHVFLSFRGEDTRNNFTGHLCSALRQNGITTFMDDQLRRGEEISTALLQAIEQSRISIIVFSRNYASSKWCLDELVKILECKKSNQQLVRPVFYKVNPSDIRNHRGSFAEALAIHECRFKDNPDKVQKWKDALSEAAHLSGWPVRDEHCSESSVIHEIVKEISEQVIHSTFMDVAKYPVGIKPRVHKIHKLLGVEGKDVHVVGIWGAGGIGKTTIAKDVYNSIAHEFEGSCFLESVRENSMLDRGFIKLQETLLCEILKETELKVTSVARGITMIKERLQYKRVLLVLDDVNDMDQLNNLAGKPSWFGKGSKIIITTRDKKLLRGHSVNLIYEVKELNHDEALELFSMNAFQRSRPLDGYAKLTERAICHAKGLPLALTILGSSLCNESVEQWEAALDGFKSSKIQDVLKISYNGLDQRVKEAFLDIACFFKGENREHVIKIIEACGSKKHDIDVLIDKALINIRDMDCIWMHDLLEELGRDIVHKESPNDPGKRSRLWFHKDVYHVLTENTGTANVIGIKVELAKDPDVICLSGTTFSNMRNLRLFIHRAGCYSGAVDSLPNSLRVVDWPKYPLQFWPSNLIPRELALINMPGSRIKVMGDRYMHLINLTSINLTGCQYLTKVSDLSGSPNLQRLNLDFCGSLVEVHHSVGFLDNLEYLSLLHCSRLETFPTEVSWKSTRKLQLFGCERLENFIKIVHKMESIKTLNLIDSGIKELQSWIGCCISLEVLKLSGTSIKQLPLTIGNLTSLRKLDLCRTPLKELPPSIGYLTSLRELNLSETHIKELPLSIGDLTSLVSLNVSETSIRELPSSIGNLTSLVELDVSETLIEVLPLSIGKLTSLRELELSTHIKELPLSIGDLTSLVRLNVSETSIRELPSSIGNLTSLVELYVSGTSIRELPSSIGDLTSLVELDASETLIEELPLSIGNLNRLCRLFLRGCANLTNVPHSVYGGLQHLEWLELSWCPKLVTFPGRASALVSSTAESLPSMLPSNSNNGHDHPGSLLFPQLQDLGFDGCQLSVVSDFLTNLDWASTLGTLVLSGSSFDSLPACISKFQRLYYLDLSGCKRLRDVSELPPTIREIKVDDCVSLERFSKLSNILEQKDTPGRLRGIHLSNCNRLMDNLGMDVVSKMAKALPYQLVHAGLHQHVKCWNLILPSLQEIEVPNWFDGGELDTSVLPRHETEDGICEILIKIPRNLKAERIGLVVCLVFDLTHEFFDDFPYDYGCSVWIDKKHYYDNGHYIELKATESSAHDPVLVHLTCIAFKELEVLDPVVRVSRPARGLLLKSFGVHLPNMKEDHVSGEDLARERYRQSNASISDQVALHAEGAAVASLVSDDSNYGEVHDDHHDEEQEREQEPHLPTKRFEDLARQKNIGRAMLAFLRCFGITCL, encoded by the exons ATGGTGATCATTCAAGAAGCCTCTTCTTCTTATCCATGGAAATACCATGTCTTTTTGAGTTTTAGAGGTGAGGATACCCGCAATAATTTCACAGGCCATTTGTGCAGCGCTTTGCGTCAGAATGGAATCACCACCTTCATGGATGATCAGCTcagaagaggagaagaaatatcaaCAGCACTTCTCCAAGCAATTGAACAGTCGAGGATTTCAATCATTGTGTTCTCTAGAAACTATGCATCCTCCaagtggtgcttggatgaactagTCAAGATCCTCGAGTGCAAGAAATCAAATCAACAATTGGTACGACCAGTTTTCTACAAAGTCAATCCCTCGGATATACGAAATCACAGAGGTAGCTTTGCGGAGGCACTTGCTATTCATGAATGCAGATTCAAAGATAACCCGGACAAGGTTCAGAAATGGAAGGATGCTCTCTCAGAAGCAGCACATTTGTCAGGGTGGCCTGTTAGGGATGA GCATTGCTCTGAATCCAGTGTTATTCATGAAATTGTTAAAGAGATTTCAGAGCAAGTTATACACAGTACATTTATGGATGTGGCCAAGTACCCAGTAGGAATAAAACCTCGGGTGCACAAGATCCATAAGCTTTTAGGTGTTGAGGGAAAAGACGTTCATGTGGTAGGGATATGGGGTGCTGGTGGAATAGGTAAGACAACAATTGCCAAAGATGTCTATAACTCGATTGCTCATGAGTTTGAGGGGAGTTGTTTTTTGGAAAGTGTTCGAGAAAATTCAATGCTTGATAGAGGCTTCATCAAATTACAAGAAACACTTCTTTGTGAGATTCTAAAGGAAACAGAATTGAAGGTGACCAGTGTAGCTAGAGGAATTACTATGATCAAGGAAAGATTGCAGTACAAAAGGGTTCTTTtggttcttgatgatgtgaatgaCATGGATCAGTTGAACAATTtagctggtaaacctagttggTTTGGTAAGGGTAGTAAAATCATCATAACAACAAGGGATAAGAAATTGCTGAGAGGTCATAGTGTTAATTTAATATACGAGGTCAAGGAATTGAATCATGATGAAGCTCTAGAGCTTTTTAGTATGAATGCCTTTCAAAGAAGTCGACCTTTGGATGGTTATGCAAAACTCACAGAACGTGCAATATGCCATGCTAAAGGTCTTCCATTAGCTTTGACTATTTTAGGTTCTTCTCTATGCAATGAAAGTGTAGAGCAATGGGAAGCTGCATTAGATGGTTTCAAAAGCAGCAAAATTCAAGATGTTTTAAAAATAAGCTACAATGGATTGGATCAGAGAGTGAAGGAAGCTTTTCTtgacattgcatgtttctttaaaGGTGAAAATAGGGAACACGTGATAAAAATAATAGAAGCTTGTGGCAGCAAAAAGCATGATATTGATGTGCTCATAGACAAGGCCCTCATCAATATTAGAGACATGGATTGCATTTGGATGCATGACTTGCTAGAAGAACTGGGTAGAGATATAGTTCACAAAGAGTCGCCCAATGACCCTGGAAAGCGTAGCAGGTTGTGGTTTCATAAAGATGTTTACCATGTTCTAACAGAGAATACT GGAACAGCCAATGTTATAGGCATCAAGGTGGAGCTGGCCAAAGATCCAGATGTGATATGTTTAAGTGGGACCACTTTCTCCAACATGCGAAATCTTAGACTTTTCATACACCGTGCTGGATGCTATTCTGGCGCTGTTGATAGTCTGCCAAATAGCTTGAGGGTAGTTGATTGGCCTAAATATCCCTTACAATTTTGGCCATCCAATTTAATTCCAAGAGAACTTGCTCTAATCAATATGCCTGGCAGTCGCATCAAAGTAATGGGAGATAGATACATG CATCTGATAAATCTGACATCAATAAATCTAACTGGTTGTCAGTACCTAACGAAAGTGTCAGACTTATCGGGAAGCCCAAACTTACAACGTTTGAATCTAGATTTCTGTGGAAGTTTAGTTGAAGTGCATCATTCCGTTGGATTCCTCGATAACCTTGAGTATTTGAGTCTACTCCACTGCTCTAGGCTTGAGACTTTTCCCACGGAAGTTAGCTGGAAATCCACGAGGAAGCTTCAGCTTTTCGGGTGTGAAAGGCTTGAGAATTTCATAAAAATTGTGCACAAGATGGAGTCCATTAAAACATTGAATCTAATAGATAGTGGCATAAAAGAACTGCAGTCATGGATTGGATGTTGCATTTCCTTGGAAGttttgaagttgagtggaacTTCAATCAAACAACTGCCCTTAACGATTGGAAATCTTACTTCTTTAAGAAAATTGGACCTGTGTAGAACTCCCCTTAAGGAATTGCCTCCATCGATTGGGTATCTCACTTCTTTAAGAGAATTGAATCTGTCTGAGACTCACATCAAAGAATTGCCTCTATCAATTGGGGATCTCACGTCCTTGGTGAGTTTGAACGTTTCTGAAACTTCCATCAGAGAACTGCCCTCTTCAATTGGGAATCTCACGTCCTTGGTGGAATTGGACGTTTCTGAAACTCTCATCGAAGTATTGCCTTTGTCAATTGGGAAGCTCACTTCTTTAAGAGAATTGGAGCTGTCGACTCACATCAAAGAATTGCCTCTATCAATTGGGGATCTCACGTCCTTGGTGAGATTGAACGTTTCTGAAACTTCCATCAGAGAACTGCCCTCTTCAATTGGGAATCTCACGTCCTTGGTGGAATTGTACGTTTCTGGAACTTCCATCAGAGAACTGCCTTCTTCAATTGGGGATCTCACGTCCTTGGTGGAATTGGACGCTTCTGAAACTCTGATTGAAGAATTGCCTCTGTCAATTGGAAATCTCAATCGCCTTTGCCGTTTATTTCTAAGAGGATGTGCAAACCTTACAAATGTGCCGCACAGTGTTTACGGAGGGCTGCAACATCTAGAATGGCTAGAACTCTCTTGGTGCCCAAAGCTGGTTACATTTCCAGGTAGGGCGAGCGCTTTGGTTTCATCAACTGCAGAATCTCTTCCTTCGATGCTTCCATCTAATTCCAACAATGGGCATGATCATCCTGGTTCATTATTGTTTCCCCAGCTACAGGATCTAGGATTTGATGGATGCCAATTATCAGTGGTCTCTGATTTCCTAACGAATCTTGACTGGGCGTCCACATTAGGGACTCTTGTTCTATCAGGAAGCAGTTTTGATAGTCTTCCGGCATGCATCAGCAAATTTCAGAGGTTGTATTATCTTGATTTAAGTGGTTGCAAGAGGCTTCGAGACGTTTCAGAACTTCCACCAACTATACGAGAAATAAAGGTGGATGATTGCGTATCGTTGGAAAGATTTTCAAAATTGTCAAATATACTGGAACAGAAAGACACTCCGGGACGTCTTCGCGGGATCCACTTGTCTAATTGCAATAGACTGATGGATAATCTTGGCATGGACGTGGTGTCGAAGATGGCAAAAGCATTACCGTATCAG CTGGTGCATGCCGGCTTACATCAGCATGTGAAGTGCTGGAATCTTATTCTTCCAAGCCTCCAGGAAATTGAAGTTCCAAATTGGTTTGATGGGGGTGAGCTGGACACAAGTGTGCTTCCTCGTCATGAAACTGAGGATGGTATATgtgaaattttgataaaaatcCCCAGGAATCTGAAGGCTGAGAGAATAGGATTGGTTGTCTGTCTTGTTTTTGATCTTACCCATGAGTTTTTCGATGATTTTCCATATGATTATGGTTGTTCTGTGTGGATTGATAAAAAGCATTATTACGATAATGGCCACTATATTGAATTAAAAGCGACAGAGTCATCAGCTCATGATCCTGTATTAGTGCATCTGACATGTATTGCTTTCAAGGAGCTAGAGGTGTTGGATCCTGTGGTTCGAGTGTCCCGCCCTGCCAGAGGGTTGCTCCTAAAAAGTTTCGGGGTCCACCTGCCTAATATGAAAGAGGATCATGTAAGTGGTGAAGACCTGGCACGAGAAAGATATAGGCAGAGCAATGCTAGCATTTCTGATCAGGTGGCTTTGCACGCAGAAGGGGCAGCTGTAGCATCATTAGTATCAGATGACAGCAATTACGGGGAAGTACACGATGATCATCATGATGAGGAACAAGAACGAGAACAGGAACCTCATCTTCCAACAAAAAGATTTGAAGACTTGGCAAGACAAAAAAACATAGGCAGAGCAATGTTAGCATTTTTGAGGTGCTTTGGAATTACCTGCTTGTGA